One genomic region from Haloprofundus salinisoli encodes:
- a CDS encoding HalOD1 output domain-containing protein: MEDGASLYDQSMSIAPNMNTKLETVTPSQAVVERIAALEEADQAELDPLYETIDPEALDTLVETTERSNPSLQIDFPNNGYEVTVSSGGIVSVDGNADSKR, encoded by the coding sequence GTGGAAGACGGTGCCTCTCTATACGATCAATCAATGAGCATAGCTCCCAACATGAACACAAAACTGGAGACTGTCACACCAAGCCAGGCAGTTGTTGAGAGGATTGCCGCTCTCGAAGAAGCCGATCAGGCGGAACTTGACCCGCTCTATGAGACCATTGATCCAGAGGCTCTGGACACGCTTGTCGAAACAACTGAACGTAGCAACCCTTCCCTCCAGATCGACTTTCCCAACAACGGCTACGAGGTGACCGTCAGTAGCGGTGGCATAGTCTCCGTCGACGGGAACGCAGATTCGAAGAGATAA
- a CDS encoding GNAT family N-acetyltransferase, which translates to MAEAARIAELWVALAAGQREFGSHLCADANREKIYDAITRHIVIGGLLVARDPEIVGFVMFEPEADGYEQDVSRGTIQNVYVEPAYRNEGVGSALLDAAESALADAGACVVRLDAMADNEAARRLYERRGYRLHRVELEKRVENDNNDPTDR; encoded by the coding sequence ATGGCCGAGGCAGCCCGTATCGCGGAGCTGTGGGTGGCGCTTGCGGCCGGACAACGCGAGTTCGGGTCGCACCTCTGCGCCGACGCGAACCGCGAGAAGATTTACGACGCGATTACGCGCCACATCGTCATCGGCGGCTTACTCGTCGCCCGCGACCCCGAGATCGTCGGCTTCGTGATGTTCGAACCGGAAGCCGACGGTTACGAGCAGGACGTCTCTCGCGGCACGATTCAGAACGTCTACGTCGAGCCGGCGTACCGAAACGAGGGCGTCGGGAGTGCGCTGTTGGACGCCGCCGAGAGCGCTCTCGCCGACGCCGGTGCGTGCGTGGTCCGCCTCGACGCGATGGCTGACAACGAGGCCGCTCGCCGACTGTACGAGCGCCGCGGCTACCGTCTCCATCGCGTCGAGTTGGAGAAGCGTGTCGAAAACGATAATAACGACCCGACGGACCGGTAA
- a CDS encoding branched-chain amino acid ABC transporter permease, producing MRGLVIGLAGVGLSMTYSILNFANFSHGDYISAGAFSGWATTYLIAGLGRADIGSLLLVGAGGSVFGGALGVGISTTPLAVVLGVVVAGVGAVLLSLFVDRTVFKPLRGEDGITLLIASIGVAFALRYLMQFVFGSDVRGTTSQPPAYSFYVVDGWLRINYHDMTLLVVAVGLMVGVHLLLQRSKLGKAMRAMSDNGDLARITGIPTEHVVRWTWIIGGALTGVAGYIFVLWKGTLAFDDGWLLLLLIFAAVILGGIGSVYGAIAGGIVIGLTASMAVIWIPSAFARAAAFAVMILLLLVRPQGIFAGRTTA from the coding sequence ATGCGCGGACTCGTCATCGGTCTCGCGGGCGTCGGCCTGTCGATGACGTACAGCATCCTGAACTTCGCGAACTTCTCGCACGGCGACTACATCTCCGCCGGCGCGTTCTCGGGGTGGGCGACGACGTATCTAATCGCCGGTCTCGGCCGGGCCGACATCGGGTCGCTGTTGCTCGTCGGCGCGGGCGGGTCGGTGTTCGGCGGCGCGCTCGGCGTCGGCATCTCGACGACGCCGCTGGCGGTCGTCCTCGGCGTCGTCGTCGCCGGCGTCGGCGCGGTACTGCTCTCGTTGTTCGTCGACCGAACCGTGTTCAAACCGCTTCGCGGCGAGGACGGCATCACGCTGCTCATCGCCAGTATCGGCGTCGCCTTCGCGCTTCGCTACCTCATGCAGTTCGTCTTCGGCTCCGACGTCAGAGGAACGACCTCGCAACCGCCGGCGTACTCGTTTTACGTCGTCGACGGGTGGCTTCGCATCAACTACCACGACATGACGCTTCTCGTCGTCGCCGTCGGCCTGATGGTCGGCGTCCACCTGCTGCTGCAGCGCAGTAAACTCGGCAAGGCGATGCGCGCGATGTCGGACAACGGTGACCTCGCCCGCATCACGGGTATCCCGACCGAGCACGTCGTCCGATGGACGTGGATCATCGGCGGCGCGCTCACCGGTGTCGCGGGGTACATCTTCGTCCTCTGGAAAGGGACGCTCGCCTTCGACGACGGGTGGCTGCTCCTCCTGTTGATCTTCGCGGCGGTCATCCTCGGCGGTATCGGGTCGGTGTACGGCGCTATCGCCGGCGGCATCGTCATCGGTCTCACCGCGTCGATGGCCGTCATCTGGATTCCGTCGGCGTTCGCCCGCGCGGCGGCGTTCGCCGTGATGATTTTACTCCTGCTGGTGCGTCCGCAGGGCATCTTCGCCGGGAGGACGACGGCATGA
- a CDS encoding branched-chain amino acid ABC transporter permease, whose product MSADGENESATRSRVGDVLGRLRDGDAGLILLVLGGIYLAYILSGVVLGYQLRGQLNSIAALTFYIGVFALLALALNLHWGYTGLFNIGVVGFMAVGVYVMALVSKPVYTSGGAAQVGGLGLPLWVGVLAGMLAAAVFGFIVALPALRLRADYLAIVTIAMSEIVRFSFLSSEFQRFELFGNRVGFGGGSGLILDYTAPLEAFFRTFGLWDAYISFVTAFGSFGPLSLNNPKPIVDNLVYGGVLLLFVAGYYWLLKRTGESPFGRVLKAIREDEDVANALGKNTNQFKVKSFMLGCALMGLAGILWLAGQGAVTPNFFRPRVTFFVWIALIIGGAGSNTGSILGGAIFAGVLYQGPLYLKNVLEAVLPQTNAPNGFGPAVAPIFQSFDVLPFVWYTLDSIRQLQLVIMGLVLIWLMHNRPEGLLGHRKEIAASIDLSRPSTRPSTPATAADGGERDE is encoded by the coding sequence ATGAGCGCTGACGGCGAAAACGAGAGCGCGACGAGGAGTCGCGTCGGCGACGTGCTAGGGAGACTCCGCGACGGCGACGCGGGACTGATTCTACTCGTCCTCGGGGGCATCTACCTCGCGTACATTCTCAGCGGCGTCGTCCTCGGCTACCAACTTCGCGGACAGTTGAACTCGATCGCCGCGCTGACGTTCTACATCGGTGTCTTCGCGCTGTTGGCGCTGGCGCTGAACCTCCACTGGGGGTACACCGGTCTGTTCAACATCGGCGTCGTCGGCTTCATGGCCGTCGGCGTCTACGTGATGGCGCTCGTCTCGAAACCCGTCTACACCTCCGGCGGGGCCGCACAGGTCGGCGGTCTCGGACTGCCGCTGTGGGTCGGCGTTCTCGCCGGGATGCTCGCGGCGGCGGTGTTCGGCTTCATCGTCGCGTTGCCGGCGTTACGACTGCGGGCGGACTACCTCGCCATCGTCACCATCGCGATGTCCGAAATCGTCCGCTTCTCGTTTCTCTCCAGCGAGTTTCAGCGGTTCGAGCTGTTCGGCAACCGCGTCGGCTTCGGCGGCGGGTCGGGGCTCATCCTCGACTACACCGCGCCGCTGGAGGCCTTCTTCCGGACGTTCGGCCTCTGGGACGCGTACATCAGCTTCGTGACGGCGTTCGGCTCGTTCGGCCCGTTAAGTCTGAACAACCCGAAACCCATCGTCGACAACCTCGTCTACGGCGGGGTGCTGCTACTGTTCGTCGCGGGCTACTACTGGCTCCTGAAGCGGACCGGCGAGTCGCCGTTCGGACGCGTCCTGAAGGCGATTCGCGAGGACGAGGACGTGGCGAACGCGCTCGGCAAGAACACCAACCAGTTCAAGGTGAAGTCGTTCATGCTCGGCTGTGCGCTCATGGGTCTCGCCGGCATCCTCTGGCTGGCCGGCCAGGGCGCGGTGACGCCGAACTTCTTCCGCCCCCGCGTCACCTTCTTCGTCTGGATCGCGCTCATCATCGGCGGTGCGGGGTCGAACACGGGCAGCATCCTCGGCGGTGCTATCTTCGCGGGCGTCCTGTACCAGGGACCGCTCTACCTCAAGAACGTCCTGGAAGCCGTGCTCCCGCAGACGAACGCGCCAAACGGCTTCGGGCCGGCGGTGGCACCCATCTTCCAGTCGTTCGACGTGCTCCCGTTCGTCTGGTACACCCTCGACAGCATCCGACAGCTCCAGTTGGTCATCATGGGCCTCGTGCTCATCTGGCTGATGCACAACCGGCCCGAGGGGCTGCTCGGTCACCGCAAGGAGATCGCGGCGAGTATCGACCTCTCGCGGCCGAGTACGCGGCCGTCGACGCCGGCGACCGCCGCCGACGGAGGTGAGCGCGATGAGTGA
- a CDS encoding ABC transporter ATP-binding protein produces MSEPTETTESTTDQQPREAADDPASAGSAEYPLRVENLRKTFGGIVAVDDASFEVERGTLTGLIGPNGAGKSTTFNLITGMYAPDRGRVVFNGEEITGLRPYRVADRGLVRTFQIARELSEMTVLENMMLAPKQQRGEALWRSVTPGVRSGVVEQEEELLDRAWEMLDFFEIDHLAEEYAGNLSGGQRKLLEMARALLTDPEMLLLDEPFAGVNPSLERRLLDHIHELREQGYTFLLVEHDMDLIMENCEHVIVMHQGKVLTEGSPLEIKQNEQVVEAYLGGTV; encoded by the coding sequence ATGAGCGAGCCAACGGAGACGACGGAGTCGACGACCGACCAGCAACCGAGGGAGGCGGCTGACGACCCGGCGTCGGCGGGCTCCGCCGAGTATCCGCTCCGCGTTGAGAACCTCCGCAAGACGTTCGGCGGCATCGTCGCCGTCGACGACGCGAGCTTCGAGGTCGAGCGCGGCACGCTCACCGGCCTCATCGGCCCCAACGGCGCGGGCAAGTCGACGACGTTCAACCTCATCACCGGGATGTACGCGCCCGACCGGGGACGCGTCGTCTTCAACGGCGAGGAGATTACCGGACTTCGCCCGTACCGCGTCGCCGACAGAGGTCTGGTGCGGACGTTCCAAATCGCGCGCGAACTCTCCGAGATGACCGTCTTGGAGAACATGATGCTCGCGCCGAAACAGCAGCGCGGCGAAGCGCTGTGGCGTTCCGTGACGCCGGGGGTGCGAAGCGGCGTGGTCGAACAGGAGGAGGAGCTGCTCGACAGGGCGTGGGAGATGCTCGACTTCTTCGAGATAGACCACCTCGCCGAGGAGTACGCGGGCAACCTCTCGGGCGGTCAGCGGAAACTGCTGGAGATGGCGCGCGCGCTCCTGACGGACCCGGAGATGCTGCTCCTGGACGAACCGTTCGCCGGCGTCAACCCCTCGCTGGAGCGCCGCCTGCTCGATCACATCCACGAACTGCGCGAACAGGGCTACACGTTCCTGTTGGTCGAACACGATATGGACCTCATCATGGAGAACTGCGAACACGTCATCGTCATGCACCAAGGGAAGGTGCTCACCGAAGGGTCGCCGCTGGAGATAAAGCAGAACGAACAGGTCGTCGAGGCCTACCTCGGAGGCACCGTATGA
- a CDS encoding ABC transporter ATP-binding protein — MTLLRVRDLDAGYGDLQILTDVELNVEDGEYVTIVGPNGAGKSTVMKSVFGLTTHMGGTVTFVDTDITDANPEDIIRLGLGYVPQNDNVFGALTVQENLEMGAYILDDVPQRSLDAVYDRFPILEERREQKAGTMSGGQQQMLAMGRALMLDPDLLLLDEPSAGLAPDLVDEMFDKIDEINEAGTAVLMVEQNAKEALRRCDRGYVLVNGQNRYMDTGRALLDDEEVRRDFLGG; from the coding sequence ATGACGCTTCTGAGAGTGCGCGACCTCGATGCCGGCTACGGCGACTTACAGATCCTCACCGACGTCGAGCTGAACGTCGAAGACGGCGAGTACGTCACCATCGTCGGCCCCAACGGCGCTGGCAAGTCGACGGTGATGAAGTCCGTCTTCGGGCTGACGACCCACATGGGCGGCACCGTCACCTTCGTCGACACCGACATCACCGACGCGAACCCCGAGGACATCATCCGCCTCGGTCTCGGCTACGTCCCGCAGAACGACAACGTGTTCGGGGCGCTCACTGTCCAGGAGAACCTCGAAATGGGTGCGTACATCCTCGACGACGTCCCCCAACGTTCGCTCGACGCGGTGTACGACCGGTTCCCTATCCTCGAAGAGCGGCGCGAGCAGAAGGCCGGAACGATGAGCGGCGGGCAACAGCAGATGCTGGCGATGGGCCGCGCGCTGATGCTCGACCCTGACCTGCTGCTCCTCGACGAACCGAGCGCCGGCCTCGCACCGGACCTCGTCGACGAGATGTTCGACAAGATAGACGAGATCAACGAGGCGGGGACGGCCGTCCTGATGGTCGAACAGAACGCCAAGGAGGCGCTCAGACGCTGTGACCGCGGCTACGTCCTCGTTAACGGGCAGAACCGCTACATGGACACCGGACGGGCGCTGTTGGACGACGAAGAGGTCAGACGGGATTTCCTCGGCGGGTAG
- a CDS encoding MazG nucleotide pyrophosphohydrolase domain-containing protein, whose protein sequence is MPEQQQVAAFLDQYEMRADPAYQLLDLTSEVGELAADATKSSQWGASPENLDVKTDELGDALFSLLAVAESLDIDAGDALRESLEKYQRRIVDTGSASSDE, encoded by the coding sequence ATGCCCGAGCAACAGCAAGTCGCAGCGTTTCTCGACCAGTACGAGATGCGCGCCGACCCGGCGTATCAGCTTCTCGACCTCACGTCCGAAGTCGGCGAACTCGCCGCCGACGCGACGAAATCCTCGCAGTGGGGCGCGTCGCCGGAGAACCTCGACGTGAAGACGGACGAACTCGGCGACGCGCTGTTCTCGCTTCTGGCCGTCGCCGAGTCGCTCGACATCGACGCGGGCGACGCGCTCCGCGAGTCCCTCGAGAAGTATCAGCGACGTATCGTCGACACTGGGAGCGCGTCGTCGGACGAATAA
- a CDS encoding ABC transporter substrate-binding protein, with translation MTRGIQRRNFMKAVGVTGAVGLAGCVQGPGDDGGDGGNGGGNGSNGGGGGNGGSGGNGGGGDGPDSLIVIGYPESGIQLFRDYYSASDGSESILVPDGLQDGSMPAQVGNDMANVTGTAPAAGGPNQDAFNQLFQDEYNAAPSVFTSQSYDSVALLILANAAAGENSGPAIRDQLRRIANPGGEEFGPQNFVEAVEAAANGDDINFQGASSATNFDEKGDPASAAYAIWEFAGQSSQETSTLETQSFEGDSPEGAGDSADSAPGGLGREVSVGILLPETGDLASVGQPMIRAAQIPVKQVNDAGIDLSVNAQIEDTQTSPDSGVAAANSLVSAGVPAVCGSASSGVNVPVSQQAFIPNEVVGCSPSSTALSVSNLDDNDFIFRTAPSDFLQGRVMAQVASQRLGASSAATLYVNNDYGQQLSERFAEVFESEFDGTVTNQVSFNIGESSYSSVIDTALGN, from the coding sequence ATGACACGTGGTATCCAACGACGAAACTTCATGAAAGCGGTCGGTGTAACCGGCGCGGTCGGTCTCGCCGGCTGTGTACAAGGTCCCGGTGACGACGGCGGAGACGGCGGCAACGGCGGCGGCAACGGAAGCAACGGCGGAGGCGGCGGCAACGGCGGCAGCGGCGGCAACGGCGGCGGTGGGGACGGTCCCGACTCGCTCATCGTCATCGGCTACCCCGAGAGCGGTATCCAACTGTTCCGCGACTATTACAGCGCCAGCGACGGGAGCGAATCGATTCTCGTGCCCGACGGGCTGCAGGACGGGTCGATGCCGGCGCAGGTCGGCAACGACATGGCGAACGTCACCGGCACCGCGCCGGCGGCGGGCGGTCCGAACCAGGACGCGTTCAACCAACTGTTTCAGGACGAGTACAACGCCGCTCCCAGCGTCTTCACCTCCCAGTCGTACGACTCGGTGGCGCTTCTCATCTTGGCGAACGCCGCCGCCGGCGAGAACAGCGGACCGGCGATTCGCGACCAACTCCGTCGCATCGCCAACCCCGGCGGCGAGGAGTTCGGCCCGCAGAACTTCGTCGAAGCGGTCGAGGCGGCCGCCAACGGCGACGACATCAACTTCCAGGGCGCGTCGAGCGCGACGAACTTCGACGAGAAGGGTGACCCGGCGTCGGCGGCGTACGCCATCTGGGAGTTCGCGGGGCAGAGCTCTCAGGAGACGTCCACGCTGGAGACGCAGTCGTTCGAGGGCGACAGCCCCGAGGGGGCCGGCGACTCGGCCGACAGCGCCCCCGGCGGACTCGGGCGCGAGGTGTCGGTCGGCATCCTGCTGCCGGAAACCGGCGACCTGGCGTCGGTCGGTCAGCCGATGATTCGAGCGGCGCAGATACCCGTGAAGCAGGTAAACGACGCGGGCATCGACCTCTCGGTCAACGCCCAGATCGAAGACACCCAGACCTCGCCGGACTCCGGCGTCGCGGCGGCGAACTCGCTCGTCAGCGCGGGCGTACCCGCGGTGTGTGGGTCGGCGTCCTCCGGCGTCAACGTCCCCGTCTCCCAGCAGGCGTTCATCCCGAACGAGGTCGTCGGCTGTTCGCCGTCGAGCACGGCGCTGTCGGTGTCGAACCTCGACGACAACGACTTCATCTTCCGGACCGCGCCCTCCGACTTCCTGCAGGGCCGCGTGATGGCGCAGGTCGCCTCTCAGCGTCTCGGCGCCAGTTCCGCGGCGACGCTGTACGTCAACAACGACTACGGCCAGCAGCTCTCCGAGCGCTTCGCTGAAGTGTTCGAGAGCGAGTTCGACGGGACGGTCACGAATCAGGTGTCGTTCAACATCGGCGAGTCGTCGTACTCCTCGGTCATCGATACGGCGCTCGGCAACTGA
- a CDS encoding CBS domain-containing protein: protein MNTDVTVSDAMEREFVGVSESDSVRAAAELMFEEDADCIVVLRGNQPVGVVSSRTALGVVLNEGADTPVSAVMTDPEPTVESEMALVVAEDRMRSEATPWALVVDNGELVGLLTERDVLMAATLTQEEMRAEGQDRPPADGPEFGDTGGPPNAETNGGIDAEAYSSQSICEVCGSLARTLSNVNGQLVCSDCREV, encoded by the coding sequence ATGAACACTGATGTCACGGTAAGTGATGCCATGGAGCGGGAGTTCGTCGGGGTGAGCGAGTCGGACTCGGTACGGGCGGCCGCGGAGTTGATGTTCGAAGAAGACGCCGACTGCATCGTCGTCCTCCGGGGCAACCAACCCGTCGGCGTCGTCTCCTCGCGAACGGCGCTCGGCGTCGTGTTAAACGAGGGCGCCGACACGCCCGTCTCGGCGGTGATGACCGACCCCGAGCCGACAGTCGAGTCGGAGATGGCGCTCGTCGTCGCCGAAGACCGGATGCGCTCGGAGGCGACGCCGTGGGCGCTCGTCGTCGACAACGGCGAACTCGTCGGTCTGCTCACTGAACGCGACGTGCTGATGGCGGCGACGCTGACCCAAGAGGAGATGCGAGCGGAGGGGCAGGACCGCCCGCCCGCGGACGGCCCCGAGTTCGGTGACACCGGCGGCCCGCCGAACGCCGAGACCAACGGGGGCATCGACGCGGAGGCGTACTCCTCGCAGAGTATCTGCGAAGTGTGTGGCTCGTTGGCGCGGACGCTCTCGAACGTCAACGGGCAACTCGTCTGCTCGGACTGCCGAGAAGTGTAA
- the udk gene encoding uridine kinase, which produces MTIPSFVIGIAGGTGAGKTTVSRLITESVGESVTRIPLDNYYEDLSHLEFEERTEVNYDHPSAFEWELLREQLRLLTEGQPVEMPQYDFEAHNRKDERVTVAPTDVIILEGILSLYDEEVNEMMDLRLYVETDADVRILRRIDRDVVERGRDLEGVIDQYLSTVKPMHEQFIEPTKKHADLIIPEGANSVAVNLLEEKVRAEVTGDVARDWERETFDREVSDAVTLSESEP; this is translated from the coding sequence ATGACTATCCCCTCGTTCGTCATCGGCATCGCGGGCGGCACGGGGGCGGGGAAAACCACCGTCTCACGACTCATCACCGAGAGCGTCGGCGAGTCGGTGACGCGAATCCCGCTCGACAACTACTACGAGGACCTCAGCCACCTCGAGTTCGAAGAACGGACCGAGGTTAACTACGACCACCCCTCGGCGTTCGAGTGGGAGCTGCTACGCGAGCAGTTGCGCTTGCTCACCGAGGGCCAGCCCGTCGAGATGCCGCAGTACGACTTCGAGGCTCACAACCGGAAGGACGAACGCGTGACCGTCGCCCCGACGGACGTCATCATCCTCGAAGGGATTCTCTCGCTGTACGACGAAGAGGTAAACGAGATGATGGACCTGCGTCTGTACGTCGAGACGGACGCCGACGTCCGTATTCTCCGCCGTATCGACCGCGATGTGGTCGAACGCGGGCGGGACCTGGAGGGCGTCATCGACCAGTATCTCTCGACGGTCAAGCCGATGCACGAGCAGTTCATCGAGCCCACGAAGAAGCACGCCGACCTCATCATCCCCGAGGGAGCCAACAGCGTCGCTGTCAACCTGTTAGAGGAGAAAGTGCGCGCGGAGGTTACCGGCGACGTCGCGCGCGACTGGGAGCGGGAGACGTTCGACCGCGAGGTGTCGGATGCGGTGACGCTGAGCGAGTCCGAACCCTAG
- a CDS encoding DUF5785 family protein, producing the protein MDWPHDPDGEQGSEGRRKYGHAVIAKKIDEDEDFPLNRDEFVAEYGDDPIRLDYERVVALRDVFAHVDQEEFSDFVDFHRAVGRAMRDNGLWFYEGAENFTRSRS; encoded by the coding sequence ATGGACTGGCCACACGACCCCGACGGCGAACAGGGCAGCGAAGGACGTCGCAAGTACGGCCACGCCGTCATCGCCAAGAAGATCGACGAAGACGAGGATTTCCCGCTGAACCGCGACGAGTTCGTCGCCGAGTACGGCGACGACCCGATCCGTCTCGACTACGAACGCGTCGTCGCGCTTCGCGACGTCTTCGCGCACGTCGACCAGGAGGAGTTCTCGGACTTCGTCGACTTCCACAGGGCGGTCGGTCGCGCCATGCGCGACAACGGACTCTGGTTCTACGAGGGCGCAGAGAACTTCACCCGTAGTCGGTCGTGA